CGGCCGCCTGCTCCCGGAAAAAGCCGCAGAAATCGTCAAAGGGATCTCCAACGGTTGTGTCCAGGCCGGTTGCGCCCTGATCGGCGGAGAAACTGCTGAGATGCCAGGTTTTTATGCCGACGGCGAATATGACATTGCCGGCTTTACCGTTGGTGTTGTCGACCGCGACCGGATCATCGATGGCTCGTCCATTACCGTCGGCGATCGGTTGATCGGGATCGCATCAAGCGGCCTCCACAGTAACGGCTACTCTCTGGCCCGGAAGGTTATCCTTGAAAAACTCGGGCTGAAGATGGACAACCTGCTCCCCGGGCTTAACAAAACCGTTGCCGACGAGCTGCTGACCCCTACCCGCATCTATGTCAAGTCAGTGCTCAACCTGATGCGCGATTTCCACCTGAACGGCATTGCCCACATCACCGGCGGCGGCCTGCTGGAGAATATTCCACGAGTGTTGCCCGCTTCATGTAAAGCCCTCATTGACCGCAGTGCCTGGGATGTGCCACCAATATTCAAAATTATGCAGGAAGGTGGCGCTATCTCCGACGAGGAGATGTTCCGCACCTTCAACTGCGGCATCGGTATGGTGCTGGCCGTTCCGGAAAAAGAGACTGACGACATCCTGATCCGGCTTTCCGGACTCAACGAAACTGCCTTTGTCATTGGTGAAGTAGCCAAATGCAGCCCTGGCAAGGAGTGCGTGGAGTTCAAGGAGTAATGCCGTAATGTCTGACAACAGGGGAGTAAAACTAGGGGTGCTGGTTTCCGGAAACGGCACCAATCTGCAGGCGATTATCGACGCAATCGAGTCAGGCGACCTTTCGGCCCGGGTAGCTTGTGTCATCAGTAACAAAGGTGAAGCTTTTGCGCTGGAACGGGCCAGGAAACATGGCATTCCGGCAATACATCTCCCATATAAGGGGTTTGACAGCCGGGAGGCTTATGATGCCGCACTGGTGAAGATTCTCCAGGAACATGGGGTGGAACTGGTCATCCTCGCCGGATTCATGCGGATCCTGACTCCGGTCATAATCGACGCCTTCCATAACCGCATCATGAATATCCATCCTGCCCTGCTCCCTGCTTTCCCCGGCCTTGACGCCCAGAAGCAGGCGCTAGATTATGGCGTCAAGGTTTCCGGCTGCACCGTTCATTTTGTCGATGCCGGGTGTGATACCGGCCCGATCATTATTCAGGCACCAGTGCCGGTAGAAAACGACGACACGGAAACAACCCTTTCAGAGCGGATTCACAAGGAAGAACACCAGATTTACCCAAAAGCGATCCAGCTTTTTGCCGAAGGCAGACTCAGCGTTGCCGGTAGACGGGTAATAATCAGCTCCTAACAACCCTCCCCCTTCAGTTACCTATGTGTTTTCAGCCACTGCATCCAATCAAAGCTATCATAATCCACCAGTAGTGCCAGTGGAATAAAGGTGTCCAGCTCCATGAACCCTTTATTTAACAACAATCGTTCAAATCCCCTGAATTGCGCCACTTCCTCCCTGAACATCCGGGTAAAATCCGCTCTCAACTCTGTCAACTGCAGCGGGTCGATTCCGGGGAAATTCATGGTACACCATTCATCGTGCATGACTGTCCCGTCCGGATCAATGAGTGGCAGACCATGAAGCCTGCAAGTCATAGGGCGATGTTCGTAGACCAGGCAGCGGCCATCTTCTCCGAGCAGTACACAGGGAGTTTCGTCTTCTTCCGGCATCAGCTCTTGCCACTGGTCTTCGGGACGGTGATTCAGCAGATACGGAGGGGATAGTTCAGGCCAGATAGCGCGCAATCCTTGTAACCGCTCCCCAGCCTTTAGCGCAACCTGAGATCTGACCTCTTTGGTAAGCCTCTTAAAACCAACTCGGAGAAACCAGGCATCGAGCAACGTAATGTCGAAAAGTGCTCGACAGCAGTCACTACAACCCTTTACACACTGAATCTCATGCGGGAAAGCCGATTGACAACGACGATACCAGTTATCAACCTCCGAAAGAAGCCTTGCGTAGCGATCCGCTATTTCATCAAAATTCAATTTTAGCCCCTTGAGATATCCGTTTCGATGCGTTAAGATTCGATCGCTTCATATCCGGATGTAATACGAGAGTGACCCATGGCCAAACAATCCAAACTGAGCGAGCTGGAAGACAATCTTTTTGATCAGCTCTCTTTTTTCGAAGTCGAGCAAAAGCAGGCCCCGGAACAGCCTCAGCCGAAGAGCGTTCCAGCCTATCAGAAAGGGCGTCTCTACCGGCTGGAGGTCGCCGAACTTCTCCCGGACCCTTCGCAGCCGCGCAAAACCATGGACCAAGAGAGCCTGGCAGAACTGACAGCCTCGATAAGCCGCCTCGGCCTTCTGGAACCGGTACTGTTCAGGCAATCGGAATACGGGCAGCTCTTTGTTGTAGCCGGAAGCAGGCGTTTAGAAGCAGCCAGAAGAGGAGGTCTTAAACATATCCCCGGTCTGCTTGCCGACGGAGATGCCGCCGAGATTGCTCTGGTGGAAAACCTGGTCCGTCAGGATCTTACCTGCATCGAGGAATCAGAGGCTCTTGACCGGCTGAAATCGCTCCATTGTTACACATTGGCAGAACTGGCCGGGATTATCGGTAAATCAGTACCAACCATCTCCGAAATCATCTCTCTTACCAGGCTTCCGGCAGCTATTCGCGATGAATGCCGTAGCGACCACAAAATCGCCAGGAGCATCCTGGTGGAGATCGCCAAGCTCCCCTCTGCAATTGAGATGCAAGCGATGTACGATCGCTACCGCAAAGAAGGGCTAACCCGCTCAAGCATCAGAAACAAGGAAGGGGTAAAAAAAGAAAGAAAAAGCTTTGTCCGCCTCTTCAGATCGTTCTCCAGCAAAATCACGGCTATTGACCTGAGTGCAATGACTGATAAAGAGCGGAAAAAGATCAAAAATGAACTTGAATCGCTTAAGAGATCAATTGATGAAAGTCTGGATAAACTGAACTGATC
This sequence is a window from Geoanaerobacter pelophilus. Protein-coding genes within it:
- a CDS encoding YkgJ family cysteine cluster protein, translating into MNFDEIADRYARLLSEVDNWYRRCQSAFPHEIQCVKGCSDCCRALFDITLLDAWFLRVGFKRLTKEVRSQVALKAGERLQGLRAIWPELSPPYLLNHRPEDQWQELMPEEDETPCVLLGEDGRCLVYEHRPMTCRLHGLPLIDPDGTVMHDEWCTMNFPGIDPLQLTELRADFTRMFREEVAQFRGFERLLLNKGFMELDTFIPLALLVDYDSFDWMQWLKTHR
- the purN gene encoding phosphoribosylglycinamide formyltransferase, which produces MSDNRGVKLGVLVSGNGTNLQAIIDAIESGDLSARVACVISNKGEAFALERARKHGIPAIHLPYKGFDSREAYDAALVKILQEHGVELVILAGFMRILTPVIIDAFHNRIMNIHPALLPAFPGLDAQKQALDYGVKVSGCTVHFVDAGCDTGPIIIQAPVPVENDDTETTLSERIHKEEHQIYPKAIQLFAEGRLSVAGRRVIISS
- the purM gene encoding phosphoribosylformylglycinamidine cyclo-ligase — encoded protein: MGVTYKDAGVDIDAGNAFVKMIKPLVKATSRPEVIADIGGFGGLFSLNTQKYKNPVLVSGTDGVGTKLKIAFMTDRHDTVGIDLVAMCVNDIVVQGAEPLFFLDYLATGRLLPEKAAEIVKGISNGCVQAGCALIGGETAEMPGFYADGEYDIAGFTVGVVDRDRIIDGSSITVGDRLIGIASSGLHSNGYSLARKVILEKLGLKMDNLLPGLNKTVADELLTPTRIYVKSVLNLMRDFHLNGIAHITGGGLLENIPRVLPASCKALIDRSAWDVPPIFKIMQEGGAISDEEMFRTFNCGIGMVLAVPEKETDDILIRLSGLNETAFVIGEVAKCSPGKECVEFKE
- a CDS encoding ParB/RepB/Spo0J family partition protein, with the translated sequence MAKQSKLSELEDNLFDQLSFFEVEQKQAPEQPQPKSVPAYQKGRLYRLEVAELLPDPSQPRKTMDQESLAELTASISRLGLLEPVLFRQSEYGQLFVVAGSRRLEAARRGGLKHIPGLLADGDAAEIALVENLVRQDLTCIEESEALDRLKSLHCYTLAELAGIIGKSVPTISEIISLTRLPAAIRDECRSDHKIARSILVEIAKLPSAIEMQAMYDRYRKEGLTRSSIRNKEGVKKERKSFVRLFRSFSSKITAIDLSAMTDKERKKIKNELESLKRSIDESLDKLN